Proteins from a genomic interval of Rosa chinensis cultivar Old Blush chromosome 2, RchiOBHm-V2, whole genome shotgun sequence:
- the LOC112185133 gene encoding uncharacterized protein LOC112185133, which produces MGDERQGPQDEEEIPLSHYSCPSIINAPSCIVLPPTNANFEIKPNMLSILPTFHGMASERPYDRIIEFDAICSTMHLGGLTLEGLKLRLFPFSLKDQARTWFHKLKPRSILSWADMQRVFLNAYYPHHRTTYMRDSLTKFFQEDNETFYDAWERFKDIELGCPHHGLTKWFLCESFYNGLIIDDRRRLDNASGGNFLKKGPNAAWDICEEVATQSGQWDNHQRRRGGRDDDTSRGRDSHAYGTRGRVDMEPRGRGVYDVSHIDKHDGVINSKLERLEAKIDKKFEMLLQVQKGSGSSSSHVKSVASSHLFLICESPHHSTHDCHLASQFPEFVEEQVRAINSYQRPPRNYPYSSTYNPGWCNHPNFSWRDGGGSSNAH; this is translated from the coding sequence ATGGGTGATGAGCGTCAAGGACCACAAgatgaggaggagattccaTTGAGTCATTATTCATGTCCTAGCATTATAAATGCTCCATCTTGCATTGTGCTTCCTCCGACAAATGCCAACTTTGAGATCAAGCCTAACATGTTGTCTATTCTCCCTACTTTCCATGGCATGGCTAGTGAGAGGCCCTATGATCGTATAATTGAGTTTGATGCCATATGTTCCACTATGCACTTGGGAGGATTAACTTTGGAGGGTTTGAAGCTTCGAttattcccattttctttgaaagatcAAGCACGCACTTGGTTTCATAAGCTTAAGCCAAGATCTATTCTATCTTGGGCCGATATGCAAAGAGTCTTCTTGAATGCTTATTATCCACATCATCGGACTACTTATATGCGGGATAGCTTGACTAAGTTCTTTCAAGAGGATAATGAGACTTTTTATGATGCATGGGAGCGCTTCAAGGATATTGAGTTAGGTTGCCCTCATCATGGACTCACCAAGTGGTTTCTTTGCGAATCTTTCTACAATGGGTTGATTATTGATGATAGAAGGAGATTGGATAATGCATCGGGTGGAAATTTTCTAAAGAAAGGTCCTAATGCCGCTTGGGATATTTGTGAGGAAGTGGCTACCCAATCCGGTCAATGGGATAATcatcaaagaagaagaggaggtagaGACGATGACACATCTAGAGGCCGAGATTCACATGCATATGGTACTAGAGGACGAGTTGATATGGAGCCTCGTGGTAGAGGTGTGTATGATGTTTCTCATATTGATAAACATGATGGAGTTATAAATTCCAAACTTGAGAGGCTCGAAGCAAAGATTGACAAGAAATTTGAGATGCTTCTTCAAGTGCAAAAGGGTAGTGGTTCGTCTTCTTCACATGTCAAGAGTGTTGCTTCTTCACATCTTTTCTTGATTTGTGAGTCTCCTCATCATTCTACTCATGATTGTCACTTGGCTTCACAATTTCCCGAATTTGTTGAGGAGCAAGTTAGAGCTATTAATTCTTATCAAAGGCCACCACGAAATTATCCTTATTCTAGTACATATAATCCGGGTTGGTGTAACCACCCAAATTTCTCATGGAGAGATGGTGGAGGGTCCTCTAATGCACACTAA